In the Mastacembelus armatus chromosome 17, fMasArm1.2, whole genome shotgun sequence genome, one interval contains:
- the nedd8l gene encoding NEDD8: protein MLIKVKTLTGKEIEIDIEPTDKVERIKERVEEKEGIPPQQQRLIYSGKQMNDEKTAADYKIQGGSVLHLVLALRGGSTLHSPWFKRFPSLS, encoded by the exons ATGCTGATCAAGGTTAAG ACTCTCACAGGAAAAGAAATAGAGATCGACATTGAGCCCACAGACAAG GTGGAGCGAATTAAAGAGAGGGTAGAGGAGAAGGAAGGGATCCCTCCGCAGCAACAAAGACTCATCTATAGTGGAAAACAGAT GAATGATGAAAAGACAGCAGCAGACTACAAGATCCAGGGAGGCTCAGTGCTCCATCTTGTGTTGGCGCTAAGAGGAGGCTCGACACTCCACAGTCCCTGGTTCAAACGCTTCCCCTCCTTGTCATGA
- the zp3f.1 gene encoding zona pellucida glycoprotein 3f, tandem duplicate 1: MMAFFWQGALLLSLLAAVSVFADMKLDCWPDFVMLVWTDSRSQADTSLFRLGNCFPTRFTAREAVFSVYFKDCNFRRMVSGDQLIYTNNLTYGVLPNSHNAPFTHPVVCAYKRPKDWYPVIYEPVFNTYGQGDLVFHISLMNADFSGPAETTSFRLGSFIPIMASVDQRTHQPLLLLLEECLASTSPELHPESYLYPIITNQGCLVDSKVSRSKFEPRQKPSEIRLSLQAFKFALGQQVFIHCSLVAWDPVGLDKTKKACHYVKDHGWELLDNAALGNLCDCCDSSCKSRKIRSTLSGMLGMAQDAVLGPLTITENS, encoded by the exons ATGATGGCTTTCTTTTGGCAAGGTGCACTGCTTTTGAGTCTGCTAGCTGCAGTGTCAGTCTTTGCAG ATATGAAACTGGACTGTTGGCCAGATTTTGTGATGCTGGTGTGGACAGATAGCAGATCTCAGGCTGATACTTCACTTTTCCGCCTTGGTAACTGCTTTCCCACCAGGTTCACAGCTAGAGAGGCGGTTTTCAGTGTGTACTTTAAAGATTGTAACTTCAGAAGAATG GTTAGTGGGGATCAGCTGATATATACAAACAATCTGACCTACGGTGTGTTGCCTAATTCTCACAATGCCCCTTTCACTCATCCAGTTGTTTGTGCATACAAAAG ACCCAAAGACTGGTACCCTGTGATTTATGAACCAGTGTTTAATACATATGGTCAAGGAGACTTGGTATTCCATATTTCACTTATGAATG CTGACTTCTCAGGCCCTGCAGAAACTACTAGTTTTCGTCTGGGCTCATTCATTCCAATCATGGCTAGTGTAGATCAGAGGACCCATCAGCCATTGCTACTGCTGCTTGAGGAATGCTTAGCTTCCACCTCACCAGAGCTGCACCCTGAAAGCTATTTATATCCAATAATCACCAATCAGGG ATGTCTTGTGGACAGCAAAGTGTCACGCTCAAAATTTGAACCAAGGCAAAAGCCCTCAGAGATCCGTCTGTCCCTTCAAGCCTTTAAATTTGCTCTTGGACAACAG GTGTTCATCCACTGCAGTCTTGTAGCTTGGGATCCTGTTGGTCTTGACAAAACCAAGAAGGCCTGCCATTATGTCAAAGATCATGG TTGGGAGCTACTGGATAATGCTGCACTTGGCAATCTATGTGACTGCTGTGATTCCAGTTGCAAGTCCAGGAAGATAAGAAGTACACTGTCAG gaATGCTTGGAATGGCACAAGATGCAGTCCTTGGGCCACTCACCATCACTGAAAATTCCTAA
- the slc7a8b gene encoding large neutral amino acids transporter small subunit 2 isoform X1, whose amino-acid sequence MTVGQRKQSGSSGSSHSDTPVLQSKDAGEGSGVALKKQIGLVSACGIIVGNIIGSGIFVSPKGVLENASSVGMAIIVWVTTGIITAIGALCYAELGVTIPKSGGDYSYVKDIFGGLAGFLRLWIAVLVIYPTNQAVIALTFSNYILQPFFPSCFPPEGGLRLLAAGCLLLLTWVNCYSVRWATCVQDIFTAGKLLALGLIIIMGVVQICKGHYYWLEPAHAFETFRDYDVGLIALSFLQGSFAYGGWNFLNYVTEELVDPYRNLPCAIFISIPVVTFVYVFANVAYVTAMSPQELLASNAVAVTFGEKLLGVMSWIMPISVALSTFGGVNGSLFTSSRLFFAGAREGQLPCLLAMIHITRCTPIPALVFTLISTLLMLCTSDIYTLINYVGFINYLFYGVTVAGQIVLRIKQPDIYRPIKVSLLWPVIYLLFWAFLLVFSLYSEPVVCGIGLAIMMTGVPVYFLGVYWENKPQCFHIIIGKMTHLCQKLCLVVYPDMVKNPVPNPQKKDQNKEDDKSPQMNA is encoded by the exons ATGACTGTGGGCCAAAGGAAGCAGAGCGGCAGCAGTGGGAGCAGTCATTCAGACACCCCGGTCCTCCAGTCAAAAGATGCAGGAGAAGGCTCAGGGGTAgctctgaaaaaacaaatcgGTCTTGTCAGCGCCTGCGGCATTATAGTGG GCAACATTATTGGATCAGGAATTTTTGTGAGTCCTAAAGGGGTCCTGGAGAATGCCAGTTCAGTGGGTATGGCCATCATAGTGTGGGTCACCACTGGAATTATTACAGCAATCGGTGCTCTCTGCTATGCAGAATTAGGTGTGACCATCCCCAAATCAGGGGGCGACTACTCCTACGTCAAGGACATCTTTGGAGGACTGGCTGG GTTTCTGCGTCTGTGGATTGCGGTGTTGGTTATCTACCCCACTAACCAGGCTGTGATTGCACTCACCTTCTCAAACTACATCCTGCAGCCCTTTTTTCCCTCCTGCTTCCCCCCTGAGGGTGGACTTCGTCTACTGGCTGCTGGCTGCCTGT TGCTGTTGACATGGGTGAACTGCTACAGTGTACGCTGGGCCACATGTGTCCAGGATATTTTCACTGCTGGCAAACTTTTGGCTCTGGGACTCATCATTATCATGGGTGTTGTCCAAATATGCAAAG gtcaCTATTACTGGTTGGAGCCAGCACATGCCTTTGAGACTTTCCGTGACTATGATGTTGGTCTGATAGCGCTGTCCTTCCTGCAGGGCTCCTTTGCATATGGAGGCTGGAACTTCCTCAACTATGTCACAGAGGAGTTGGTTGACCCATACAG GAATCTACCATGTGCAATCTTCATCTCTATCCCTGTGGTCACCTTCGTTTATGTGTTCGCTAACGTGGCCTATGTCACAGCTATGAGCCCCCAGGAGCTGCTGGCCTCTAATGCTGTGGCAGTG ACATTTGGAGAGAAATTGCTAGGAGTAATGTCATGGATCATGCCTATCTCTGTGGCACTCTCCACCTTCGGGGGGGTAAATGGCTCCCTCTTCACGTCATCGCG GCTGTTTTTTGCCGGAGCGAGGGAAGGTCAACTTCCATGTCTGTTGGCTATGATTCACATCACACGCTGCACTCCTATCCCAGCTTTGGTTTTCACT CTGATCTCCACTCTGCTGATGTTGTGCACAAGTGACATTTACACCCTCATAAACTATGTGGGTTTCATCAACTACCTCTTCTATGGCGTGACTGTTGCTGGGCAGATTGTGCTTCGTATTAAACAGCCTGACATTTATCGGCCCATCAAG GTGAGCCTGCTGTGGCCAGTCATCTATCTGCTGTTCTGGGCCTTCCTGCTGGTCTTTTCCCTTTACTCTGAGCCTGTGGTCTGTGGTATTGGACTTGCCATCATGATGACCGGTGTCCCAGTATATTTTTTAGGAGTCTACTGGGAAAACAAGCCTCAGTGTTTTCATATCATTATTG GTAAAATGACTCACCTGTGCCAAAAGCTGTGTTTGGTGGTTTACCCAGATATGGTGAAGAACCCAGTGCCTAATCCTCAAAAGAAAGACCAAAATAAGGAAGATGACAAAAGTCCTCAAATGAATGCTTGA
- the ap1g2 gene encoding AP-1 complex subunit gamma-like 2 has translation MSLSVPLHEMIRAIRSARTQCEERGVIQRECAAIRAQFRQADNGGRSHNLAKLLYVHMLGYPAHFGQMECVRMIGSPRYSEKRVGYLGAMMLLDEKQDASLLITNSIKNDLSHSNQYVQSLALCTLACMGSAEMCRDLASEIDRLLRASNSFIKKKAALCAVHIVRKVQDLGELFAPAARSLLTEKNHGVLHGAVVLITELCERNPETLKQFRQTVPDLVQIMKGLVISSYSPDHDVAGVSDPFLQVRILRLLRILGRNDEAASDAMNDLLAQVATNTDSTKTVGNAVLYETVLTVLDINSESGLRVLAVNILGRFLLNNDRNIRYIAMTSLQKIVGTDHNAVQRHRGTIVDCLKDQDASVKRRALELSLALVSASNIRSMMKELLLFLSSCPPELRSQAASGIFNAAERYAPSQRWHIDTILHVLTTAGGDVRDETVPNLIQLITNTSELHCYTVHKLYRALLTDISQQSLVQVACWCIGEYGELLLRGECQEAEPVQVSEDDILDALETVLQSHMSSPATRAYALTATMKLSTRITDNVDRIRSIVSIYGSCIDVELQQRAVEYNALFKKYDHMRAAVLERMPVMEKNSPGHTNKESAGEAVKEIQPVNIKQALPQQPANQAYDLLDLLGGSEESLQPSLAPSSTALGLPIHMPSTAGGDLLDLLGLEATPPAPAPTVTVYEKNGVTVTLSCEKQSDSGLTVTLTASNCTDSDISSFTLQAAVPKSVQLHMKAPSGDFLPSQGTAKVTQMVVLSNPNKVNLKMRLRVSYSKQGSAFQDTVQIDSFPGFSAAGH, from the exons atGTCTCTATCAGTACCCCTGCATGAGATGATCCGGGCCATCAGGTCAGCCAGGACGCAGTGTGAGGAGCGGGGCGTCATCCAGAGGGAGTGTGCAGCCATCCGGGCACAGTTCAGACAAGCCGACAACGGGGGGCGATCGCACAACCTGGCCAAGCTGCTCTACGTGCACATGTTGGGCTACCCCGCGCACTTTGGTCAG ATGGAGTGTGTACGGATGATAGGCAGTCCTCGCTATAGCGAGAAGCGTGTGGGATACCTGGGAGCCATGATGCTGCTGGATGAAAAGCAGGATGCCAGCCTGCTCATCACTAACTCCATTAAGAA tgaccTGTCTCACAGTAACCAGTATGTGCAGTCTCTGGCTCTGTGCACACTGGCCTGTATGGGTTCAGCTGAGATGTGCAGAGATCTGGCATCCGAGATTGACAGGCTTCTCCGAGCCTCCAACTCCTTCATTAAGAAAAAG GCTGCTCTGTGTGCTGTTCATATTGTGAGAAAAGTCCAGGATCTGGGGGAGCTCTTTGCCCCCGCTGCTCGTTCCCTCCTCACCGAGAAGAACCATG GTGTTTTACATGGTGCTGTGGTGCTCATCACTGAGCTGTGTGAGCGGAACCCAGAAACACTTAAGCAGTTCAGGCAG acaGTGCCAGATCTGGTTCAGATCATGAAAGGTCTGGTCATTTCCAGTTATTCTCCAGATCACGACGTGGCGGGAGTCAGTGATCCCTTCCTACAG GTACGCATCCTGAGGTTACTGAGAATCCTTGGTCGTAACGACGAAGCAGCCAGTGACGCCATGAACGATCTTCTAGCTCAG GTGGCAACCAACACTGACAGCACTAAGACGGTGGGCAACGCTGTGCTGTATGAGACTGTTCTAACTGTGCTAGACATCAATTCAGAGAGTGGCCTCAGG GTTTTGGCTGTGAACATCCTGGGACGATTTCTCCTGAACAATGACAGGAATATACg aTATATTGCCATGACCTCTCTTCAAAAGATTGTTGGGACAGATCACAATGCAGTGCAACGCCACAGGGGAACCATAGTGGACTGTCTGAAGGACCAGGATGCTTCTGTCAAGCG CCGTGCGTTGGAGCTCTCCTTGGCTCTGGTGTCAGCCTCCAACATCCGCTCCATGATGAAGGAATTGctcctcttcctttcctcaTGCCCCCCTGAGCTTAGATCTCAAGCAGCCAGTGGCATCTTCAATGCTGCAGAGAG gtATGCGCCCTCCCAGCGCTGGCACATTGACACCATCCTGCATGTCCTCACCACG GCAGGGGGCGACGTGAGAGACGAAACTGTTCCCAACCTGATCCAGCTTATCACCAACACCTCGGAGCTGCACTGTTACACCGTTCACAAGCTCTACAGGGCTCTGCTCACTGATATCTCTCAG CAATCGCTGGTGCAGGTGGCCTGCTGGTGTATAGGAGAGTATGGAGAGCTGCTGCTCAGAGGAGAGTGTCAAGAGGCCGAGCCTGTGCAG GTCTCTGAGGACGACATCCTGGATGCCTTGGAAACAGTTTTGCAATCTCACATGTCGTCCCCGGCAACCAGAGCTTATGCTCTCACTGCCACCATGAAACTTAGCACACGCATCACTGATAATGTGGA TCGTATCAGGAGCATCGTCAGCATCTACGGCAGCTGTATAGATGTGGAgctccagcagagggcagttGAATACAATGCTCTTTTCAAAAAATATGACCACATGAG GGCAGCAGTGCTGGAGAGGATGCCTGTGATGGAAAAGAACTCCCCGGGTCATACCAATAAAGAGTCGGCAGGGGAGGCCGTCAAAGAGATCCAGCCAGTCAACATCAAGCAGGCGCTGCCACAACAACCTGCTAACCAG GCGTATGACCTATTGGATCTGCTGGGTGGCTcggaggagtctctgcagcccAGCCTGGCACCGAGCAGCACAGCACTGGGCCTGCCCATCCACATGCCCAGCACTGCAGGAGGAGACCTCTTGGATTTGCTGGGATTAGAAGCAACACCTCCTGCACCAG cTCCCACAGTGACGGTGTATGAGAAAAATGGCGTGACTGTGACACTAAGTTGTGAGAAACAGTCAGACTCAGGCCTGACTGTCACACTCACAGCCTCCAACTGCACTGACTCAGATATCAGCAGCTTCACCCTGCAGGCTGCTGTACCCAAG AGTGTCCAGTTGCACATGAAGGCCCCAAGTGGGGACTTTCTCCCTTCGCAAGGTACAGCTAAGGTGACCCAGATGGTAGTCCTCAGTAACCCAAACAAG GTAAACCTGAAGATGAGGCTCCGCGTTTCTTACTCCAAGCAGGGATCGGCCTTTCAGGATACAGTCCAGATTGACTCCTTCCCAGGATTCAGTGCTGCTGGGCACTGA
- the slc7a8b gene encoding large neutral amino acids transporter small subunit 2 isoform X2 — MGELLQCTLGHMCPGYFHCWQTFGSGTHHYHGCCPNMQRNLPCAIFISIPVVTFVYVFANVAYVTAMSPQELLASNAVAVTFGEKLLGVMSWIMPISVALSTFGGVNGSLFTSSRLFFAGAREGQLPCLLAMIHITRCTPIPALVFTLISTLLMLCTSDIYTLINYVGFINYLFYGVTVAGQIVLRIKQPDIYRPIKVSLLWPVIYLLFWAFLLVFSLYSEPVVCGIGLAIMMTGVPVYFLGVYWENKPQCFHIIIGKMTHLCQKLCLVVYPDMVKNPVPNPQKKDQNKEDDKSPQMNA, encoded by the exons ATGGGTGAACTGCTACAGTGTACGCTGGGCCACATGTGTCCAGGATATTTTCACTGCTGGCAAACTTTTGGCTCTGGGACTCATCATTATCATGGGTGTTGTCCAAATATGCAAAG GAATCTACCATGTGCAATCTTCATCTCTATCCCTGTGGTCACCTTCGTTTATGTGTTCGCTAACGTGGCCTATGTCACAGCTATGAGCCCCCAGGAGCTGCTGGCCTCTAATGCTGTGGCAGTG ACATTTGGAGAGAAATTGCTAGGAGTAATGTCATGGATCATGCCTATCTCTGTGGCACTCTCCACCTTCGGGGGGGTAAATGGCTCCCTCTTCACGTCATCGCG GCTGTTTTTTGCCGGAGCGAGGGAAGGTCAACTTCCATGTCTGTTGGCTATGATTCACATCACACGCTGCACTCCTATCCCAGCTTTGGTTTTCACT CTGATCTCCACTCTGCTGATGTTGTGCACAAGTGACATTTACACCCTCATAAACTATGTGGGTTTCATCAACTACCTCTTCTATGGCGTGACTGTTGCTGGGCAGATTGTGCTTCGTATTAAACAGCCTGACATTTATCGGCCCATCAAG GTGAGCCTGCTGTGGCCAGTCATCTATCTGCTGTTCTGGGCCTTCCTGCTGGTCTTTTCCCTTTACTCTGAGCCTGTGGTCTGTGGTATTGGACTTGCCATCATGATGACCGGTGTCCCAGTATATTTTTTAGGAGTCTACTGGGAAAACAAGCCTCAGTGTTTTCATATCATTATTG GTAAAATGACTCACCTGTGCCAAAAGCTGTGTTTGGTGGTTTACCCAGATATGGTGAAGAACCCAGTGCCTAATCCTCAAAAGAAAGACCAAAATAAGGAAGATGACAAAAGTCCTCAAATGAATGCTTGA
- the prmt5 gene encoding protein arginine N-methyltransferase 5, translating into MASASTGSRVSCGRDLNCVPEVADTLAAVAKLGFDFICMPLFHPRFRREFEIEPAKSRPGAQTRSDLLLCGRDWNTLVVGKLSPWISADSEFETDRRNSEAALVQELNFSAYLGLPVFMIPLKGPHNANLARLLLNHIHNGHHTSNFWIRVPLMTSEDMREDLIENEPTTCFDEISVDEKTWGWWHSFRNLCDYNKRICLAIEVGADIPSDAVIDKWLGEPIKAAILPTSIFLTNKKGFPVLSKAHQRIIFRLFKLEAQFIFTGTSRHTEKDFRSYLQYLEYLNQNRPAPNAYELFAKGYEDYLQSPLQPLMDNLDSQTYEVFEKDPVKYSQYQQAVYRCLLDRVPEEQKDTNVQVVMVLGAGRGPLVNASLRAARQADRKLRVYAVEKNPNAVVTLENWRFEEWGDQVTVVSCDMREWAAPEKADIIVSELLGSFGDNELSPECLDGAQHFLKDDGVSIPCSYTSFVAPLSSSKLYNEVRGCRERDKDPECHFETPYVVRLHNFHQLADPKPCFTFTHPTTDMNNNRYRCLRFSVGCNSVLHGFAGYFETTLYKDVMLSIKPDTHSPGMFSWFPILFPLKQPISLSRDDNIAVQFWRSNNGKKVWYEWAVTEPSCSAIHNPAGRSYTIGL; encoded by the exons ATGGCGTCCGCCAGCACGGGGAGTAGAGTGTCCTGCGGGAGAGATTTGAACTGTGTGCCGGAGGTAGCTGACACGTTAGCCGCGGTCGCCAAGCTCGG ATTTGACTTCATCTGCATGCCCCTGTTCCACCCGAGGTTCAGGAGGGAGTTTGAGATTGAACCCGCTAAATCCCGACCCGGTGCCCAGACCCGGTCagacctgctgctgtgtggaaGAG ATTGGAACACCCTTGTTGTCGGGAAGCTCTCTCCATGGATCAGTGCTGATTCAGAGTTCGAGACAGATCGCAGAAACTCGGAGGCT GCTCTGGTACAGGAGTTGAACTTCTCAGCCTACCTGGGTCTGCCCGTCTTCATGATCCCTCTGAAGGGCCCTCATAATGCCAATCTAGCCCGTCTGCTGCTAAACCACATCCACAATGGACACCACACCTCAAAT TTCTGGATACGTGTCCCGCTGATGACATCAGAGGACATGCGGGAAGATCTGATTGAGAATGAACCAACCACTTGCTTTGATGAAATAAGTGTTGATGAGAAGACCTGGGGCTG GTGGCACTCGTTTAGAAACCTTTGTGATTACAACAAAAGGATCTGTCTCG CTATTGAAGTTGGAGCAGACATTCCATCAGATGCTGTGATAGATAAGTGGCTCGGGGAACCTATCAAAGCAGCCATACTTCCTACCAGCATCTTCCTTACTAATAAGAAGGGCTTCCCTGTTTTGTCAAAAGCCCATCAGCGAATAATCTTCCGCCTTTTCAAG TTGGAGGCCCAGTTCATATTCACAGGCACCAGTCGGCACACTGAGAAGGACTTCCGATCCTACCTGCAGTACCTGGAATACCTCAACCAGAACCGACCTGCACCCAATGCCTATGAGCTCTTCGCCAAGGGCTATGAAGATTATCTTCAGTCTCCCCTCCAG CCTCTCATGGACAACCTGGATTCTCAGACATATGAAGTGTTCGAGAAGGATCCTGTTAAATATTCACAGTATCAACAG gCTGTATATAGATGTTTACTTGACAGAGTTCCAGAGGAGCAGAAAGACACCAATGTTCA GGTGGTGATGGTGTTAGGAGCGGGTAGGGGTCCCCTGGTCAATGCGTCTCTACGTGCTgccagacaggcagacagaaagctCCGGGTATATGCTGTGGAGAAAAATCCCAATGCTGTAGTCAC GCTAGAGAACTGGCGCTTTGAGGAGTGGGGAGATCAAGTGACTGTGGTATCATGTGACATGCGCGAGTGGGCAGCACCTGAAAAAGCAGATATCATTGTGAGTGAGCTGCTTGGATCATTTGGTGACAATGAGCTTTCTCCTGAGTGCTTAGATGGAGCACAGCACTTCCTCAAAG ATGATGGAGTGAGCATCCCGTGTTCATATACATCTTTTGTGGCACCTCTGTCGTCCTCCAAGCTTTACAACGAAGTACGAGGGTGCCGGGAAAGAGACAAGGACCCTGAGTGTCATTTTGAGACACCCTATGTAGTGCGCCTTCATAATTTCCACCAATTGGCTGACCCTAAACCGtgcttcacattcacacaccccACAACAG ATATGAACAACAATCGGTATCGATGCCTCAGATTCTCAGTGGGTTGTAACTCAGTGCTCCATGGCTTTGCTGGCTACTTTGAGACCACACTGTACAAAGATGTGATGCTCA GCATAAAACCAGACACACATTCGCCTGGAATGTTCTCCTGGTTCCCCATCCTGTTCCCACTCAAA CAACCCATCTCCCTATCCCGGGATGATAATATCGCAGTGCAATTCTGGCGCTCTAACAATGGGAAGAAGGTGTGGTACGAATGGGCCGTGACCGAGCCCTCCTGCTCTGCCATCCATAACCCTGCTGGCCGCTCCTACACCATTGGCCTGTGA
- the psmb11a gene encoding proteasome subunit beta type-11a, with product MSDYYNFGWRKLNKSARNSGVPLNFFLPPLLNSVPFNHRPFPFSPTNHSVTVTRPFPLSHGTTTLGFIFQGGVIAAADTRASAGGLVACPAVHKITPLHSHLVVTSSGSGADCMLWERILTREIRLYQLRHRRRLSIRGAAKLLSFMLHPFKGTDVCVALTLCGWDEEGGNTGCAKRPEHSTVMTDDSSSAAISSQDVTAVACPASPNSGPKLIYVCSDGARLQGDVISVGSGSPYAYGVLDRGLSWDLSKDEAITLAREAVFRATHRDAYSGNNVDVFHVTAQGWKQRQREDLKEEYYRDMERREKIMYERKKLTQ from the coding sequence ATGAGTGACTATTACAACTTTGGATGGAGGAAACTAAACAAATCTGCAAGAAATAGTGGGGTCCCACTAAATTTTTTCCTTCCACCTTTACTGAACTCTGTGCCGTTCAACCACAGACCATTTCCTTTCTCCCCTACTAACCATTCAGTGACAGTCACCAGGCCTTTCCCATTGTCACATGGAACAACAACCCTTGGTTTCATCTTCCAAGGTGGGGTGAttgcagctgcagacacacgTGCCAGTGCTGGGGGGCTTGTTGCCTGTCCAGCTGTTCATAAGATCACCCCTCTTCATTCCCACTTGGTGGTCACCTCCTCTGGTAGTGGAGCAGACTGCATGTTGTGGGAACGAATTCTGACCAGGGAGATCAGACTCTACCAGCTAAGGCACAGACGGCGCCTTTCAATACGTGGTGCTGCCAAACTCCTCTCATTTATGCTGCACCCCTTCAAAggcactgatgtgtgtgtggctcttACACTGTGTGGCTGGGATGAAGAAGGAGGTAACACAGGCTGTGCAAAGAGGCCAGAACACTCAACTGTTATGACTGATGATAGCTCGTCAGCTGCTATTAGTAGCCAAGATGTTACTGCAGTGGCGTGTCCTGCATCTCCTAACAGTGGCCCAAAGCTGATATATGTCTGCAGTGATGGTGCCCGACTGCAAGGAGATGTGATTTCTGTGGGCTCAGGTTCTCCCTATGCTTATGGAGTCCTGGATAGAGGGCTGAGCTGGGACCTGAGCAAAGATGAGGCCATCACCTTGGCAAGAGAAGCTGTGTTCAGAGCCACTCACAGGGATGCCTACTCAGGAAACAATGTTGACGTCTTTCATGTCACAGCCCAGGGatggaaacaaagacagagggaAGACCTAAAAGAGGAATATTACAGAGACatggagaggagggaaaaaattatgtatgaaagaaaaaaactgacacaATGA
- the LOC113134711 gene encoding zona pellucida sperm-binding protein 3-like, with amino-acid sequence MVTLVYLSVIILAWFATAANADIQVVCANKSVSITWEISADLVPYAARLFLGSCMPSHLNLLPSGKGEVQFNYGFENCKFKKQIKGKQMSYQNEITFRPYPKSKPAAFVYPIKCVYRSPANLNNQFLNPGSVSEGRGSLVFHMALLNEQLTGLATTNVIPLGSFMPIWAQVEQKSHQPLLLLMEECVAAHTPQLHSGSWVYPIINNKGCLLESKQGNSIFLPRYHSSALILYLQSFRLGHEGEVYIHCKLTAWDPDVLDESNKVCHYVKETERWSLLDDPFQSSICNCCDSTCKSRSKRQAEQESRGLRHNFVLGPLIVVEPDSPAK; translated from the exons ATGGTGACTCTGGTTTACCTGAGTGTGATAATCTTGGCTTGGTTTGCAACAGCTGCTAATGCAG ATATCCAAGTTGTTTGTGCAAACAAATCAGTAAGTATCACATGGGAGATCAGTGCAGACTTGGTGCCATATGCAGCTCGTCTCTTCCTTGGAAGCTGCATGCCATCTCATCTGAACCTTCTCCCCTCTGGCAAAGGAGAAGTACAGTTCAACTATGGTTTTGAAAACTGCAAGTTTAAAAAACAG ataaaaggaaaacagatgAGCTATCAAAATGAAATTACTTTTAGGCCATATCCGAAGTCAAAACCTGCAGCTTTTGTATATCCCATCAAGTGTGTTTATAGAAG CCCTGCCAATTTGAATAATCAATTCCTGAACCCTGGATCTGTTTCTGAAGGTCGAGGCAGTCTGGTCTTTCACATGGCGCTCCTCAATG AGCAATTAACAGGGTTGGCTACAACAAATGTCATCCCCCTGGGCTCCTTTATGCCAATATGGGCACAGGTGGAGCAGAAATCCCATCAACCTTTGCTACTCCTCATGGAGGAATGTGTGGCAGCCCATACACCCCAGCTGCACTCTGGCAGTTGGGTTTATCCTATCATCAATAATAAGGG atgtctATTGGAAAGCAAGCAGGGAAACTCTATCTTCCTTCCTCGGTACCACTCATCTGCTCTCATCCTCTACTTGCAGTCCTTCAGGTTGGGTCATGAAGGGGAG GTGTACATCCACTGTAAACTGACTGCATGGGATCCTGATGTTCTTGATGAAAGCAATAAAGTCTGCCATTATGTAAAGGAAACTGAGAG ATGGAGCCTACTTGATGACCCATTTCAGAGCTCCATCTGTAACTGCTGTGATTCAACCTGCAAGTCCCGTTCCAAAAGACAAGCTGAACAGG AATCCCGTGGCCTGCGCCACAATTTTGTGTTGGGACCCCTGATCGTTGTGGAACCGGACTCTCCGGCGAAATGA